Proteins encoded together in one Cyanobium sp. WAJ14-Wanaka window:
- a CDS encoding 16S rRNA (cytosine(967)-C(5))-methyltransferase has translation MSNPAPIGLLPRQVAWQVLMAVGAGAYADVALERELQRTAIEGVDRSLATELAYGSIRQRRLLDAWLDLLGKVPAAKQPPKLRWLLHLGLYQLLFSGRVPASAAVSTTVELAKRGGLGRLAPVANGLLRAALRRREGLGPEPWAGLALPSDPPAAFGLRHSLPDWLARLLFQWLPLEQAEAFGLACNQPPSLDLRVNPLRTSRAELLEALQAAGVEAQPLEDLPWGIALSGRSGDLRSLPGYGDGHWCVQDRAAQRVALLLAPRPGERILDACAAPGGKSTHLAELMGDQGEVWAIDRSAARLRRVEINAARLGLKSIHTLAADASELAINRGEWLASFDRLLLDAPCSGLGTLVRHADARWRISPETVQELGLLQRKLLESLLPLLKPGGQLVYATCTVHPAENGELIGAFLLDHPQWQMAESWQLWPGSQAALGEQASGDGFYAALLQAPGILEARE, from the coding sequence TTGAGCAACCCTGCCCCGATTGGTCTGCTGCCGCGCCAGGTGGCCTGGCAGGTGTTGATGGCCGTTGGGGCTGGGGCCTATGCCGATGTCGCCCTGGAGCGGGAGTTGCAGCGCACGGCGATCGAGGGGGTGGACCGCTCCCTGGCCACCGAACTGGCCTATGGCTCGATTCGCCAGCGGCGCCTGCTCGATGCCTGGCTCGACCTACTGGGCAAGGTGCCCGCCGCTAAGCAACCACCAAAACTGCGCTGGTTGTTGCACTTGGGCCTTTACCAGTTGCTCTTTAGTGGCCGGGTGCCTGCCTCTGCTGCGGTGAGCACCACCGTGGAATTGGCCAAGCGGGGCGGCCTGGGCCGGCTGGCACCCGTGGCTAATGGACTGCTGCGGGCAGCCCTGCGTCGCCGAGAAGGGCTGGGGCCCGAGCCCTGGGCTGGCCTGGCACTGCCGAGCGATCCCCCAGCCGCCTTTGGCCTGCGCCATTCCCTGCCCGACTGGCTGGCCAGGCTGCTGTTTCAGTGGTTGCCGCTCGAGCAGGCGGAAGCCTTTGGGCTGGCCTGCAACCAACCCCCCAGCCTTGATTTGCGGGTGAATCCCCTGCGCACTAGCCGGGCGGAGTTGCTGGAGGCGTTGCAGGCGGCGGGGGTGGAGGCCCAGCCCCTCGAGGATTTGCCATGGGGGATTGCCCTCAGCGGCCGCAGTGGCGATCTGCGCAGCCTGCCGGGCTATGGCGATGGCCACTGGTGTGTGCAGGATCGGGCCGCCCAGCGGGTGGCCTTGCTACTTGCCCCTAGGCCGGGGGAGCGGATCTTGGATGCCTGCGCCGCCCCCGGCGGCAAAAGCACCCACCTGGCCGAATTGATGGGGGACCAGGGGGAGGTGTGGGCCATTGATCGCTCCGCTGCCCGCCTGCGGCGGGTGGAGATCAATGCCGCCCGGCTAGGTCTGAAATCGATTCACACCCTGGCCGCCGATGCCAGTGAGCTGGCCATTAACAGGGGCGAATGGTTGGCCAGCTTTGATCGGCTCTTGCTGGATGCGCCCTGCTCGGGCCTGGGCACCCTGGTCCGCCATGCCGATGCCCGCTGGCGGATCAGCCCCGAGACGGTGCAGGAGCTGGGTCTATTGCAGCGGAAGTTGCTGGAATCGCTCCTGCCCCTGCTCAAGCCAGGCGGCCAGTTGGTCTATGCCACCTGCACGGTGCATCCGGCTGAAAATGGCGAGCTGATTGGCGCCTTCTTGCTCGACCATCCCCAGTGGCAAATGGCCGAGAGCTGGCAGCTGTGGCCTGGCAGCCAGGCCGCTCTAGGGGAGCAGGCCAGTGGCGATGGCTTTTATGCCGCCCTGCTCCAGGCGCCAGGGATACTGGAGGCTAGGGAGTAG
- a CDS encoding transglycosylase domain-containing protein: MNQRRRQLVRIGLLAAAIGSGVALGQAALVSGFDLLLPDARGISAFNRPGTLTILSADGQVVQKIGPATREKLTVEATPALVEQAFIAAEDRRFYRHDGIDLVGIGRAMVRNITRHSVEEGASTITQQLARTVYLSQDRTILRKFAEIALAGKLERQLSKKQILTEYLNVVYLGSSAYGVADAAWIYFSKTPNQLTLPEAALIAGLPPAPSVYSPLVTPHLALERRAIVLRRMQEAGFISADQQAEANATPLQLKPAEPKYFQSRAPYFTSWVQQQLSTVLTKEQLEVGGLTVKSSLNLAWQEQAQKAIDTYAPGEMEGALVAMEPGTGLVRAMVGGKDFAKSQFNRAADALRSPGSTFKLFVYLTALKEGMRPERIVVDTPRCFAGYCPRNFGDRYMGSIPMVVAIQNSLNIVAVGLLQQLGFDKVIETAKSLGIGTVRELGHYYPLAIGAYEQTLLEMTTAYAAINNSGIFVKATPFEEVLGPNGELLWSRRVDGERGRRAVDGDIANTMLWMLQQVVKGGTGAGAALPNRPVAGKTGTSEGGRDLWFIGSIPQLTTGVWLGYDSNQTTGNTSVVATYAWRAFMEPITKNLPVRQFPQRPVLQTSYAGDRKNVRKPPGAGAGNGYWAPTLPAPDPTATSPDRLAPIPEGTPTNGPPPGVSSPAAPAAATPNMPPPPVAAPPTP, translated from the coding sequence GTGAACCAGCGCCGGCGCCAGCTTGTGCGCATTGGTCTGCTGGCTGCTGCCATCGGCAGCGGCGTAGCCCTCGGCCAAGCGGCCCTGGTTTCGGGCTTTGATCTGCTGCTTCCCGATGCCCGGGGCATCAGCGCCTTCAACCGCCCCGGCACCCTGACCATCCTCTCGGCCGATGGCCAGGTGGTGCAGAAAATTGGGCCCGCCACCCGCGAAAAGCTCACCGTTGAAGCCACGCCGGCCCTGGTGGAGCAGGCCTTCATTGCGGCGGAAGATCGCCGCTTTTATCGGCACGATGGCATCGATCTGGTGGGGATTGGCCGGGCCATGGTTCGCAACATCACCAGGCACTCCGTGGAGGAGGGCGCCAGCACGATCACCCAGCAGCTGGCCCGCACGGTCTACCTAAGCCAGGACCGCACGATCCTGCGCAAATTTGCGGAAATCGCCCTCGCCGGCAAACTTGAGCGCCAACTGAGCAAAAAGCAGATCCTCACCGAGTACCTCAACGTGGTGTACCTCGGCTCCAGCGCCTATGGAGTGGCGGATGCGGCCTGGATCTACTTCTCCAAAACCCCCAACCAACTCACCCTGCCGGAGGCCGCCCTGATCGCGGGCCTGCCGCCGGCCCCCTCGGTCTATTCACCCCTGGTCACTCCCCATCTGGCCCTGGAACGGCGGGCGATCGTGCTTCGCCGCATGCAGGAAGCCGGCTTTATCAGTGCCGATCAACAGGCAGAGGCCAATGCCACCCCCCTGCAACTGAAACCGGCCGAACCCAAGTATTTCCAGAGCCGCGCTCCCTACTTCACCAGCTGGGTGCAGCAACAACTTTCCACGGTGCTCACTAAAGAACAGCTGGAGGTAGGCGGCCTCACCGTCAAAAGCAGCCTCAACCTGGCCTGGCAGGAGCAGGCCCAAAAGGCGATCGACACCTATGCCCCGGGCGAGATGGAAGGGGCCCTGGTGGCGATGGAACCAGGTACGGGCCTGGTGCGGGCGATGGTGGGTGGCAAGGACTTTGCCAAGAGCCAGTTCAACCGGGCGGCCGACGCCCTGCGTTCCCCTGGCTCCACCTTCAAGTTGTTTGTGTACCTGACCGCCCTCAAAGAAGGGATGAGGCCAGAGCGGATCGTGGTGGATACTCCCCGCTGCTTTGCCGGCTACTGCCCCCGCAACTTTGGCGATCGCTACATGGGATCGATTCCAATGGTGGTGGCTATTCAGAACTCGCTCAACATTGTGGCGGTGGGGCTGCTGCAACAACTGGGCTTCGACAAGGTGATCGAAACCGCCAAGAGTCTTGGCATTGGCACCGTGCGCGAACTTGGGCACTACTACCCCTTGGCGATTGGGGCCTACGAACAAACCCTGCTGGAGATGACCACCGCCTATGCGGCGATCAACAACAGCGGCATCTTCGTAAAAGCAACCCCCTTCGAGGAGGTCTTGGGGCCCAATGGCGAGCTGCTCTGGAGTCGTCGGGTGGATGGCGAACGGGGTCGCCGGGCCGTCGATGGCGACATCGCCAACACCATGCTCTGGATGCTCCAGCAGGTGGTCAAGGGGGGCACGGGGGCCGGTGCCGCCCTACCCAATCGGCCGGTGGCGGGCAAAACAGGCACCTCAGAGGGGGGCCGAGACCTCTGGTTTATCGGCTCCATTCCCCAGCTCACAACGGGCGTTTGGCTGGGATACGACAGCAATCAAACCACCGGCAACACCAGCGTGGTGGCGACCTACGCCTGGCGAGCATTCATGGAGCCGATCACCAAAAACCTGCCCGTTCGCCAGTTCCCACAGCGGCCAGTGCTCCAAACCAGTTACGCCGGCGACAGGAAGAACGTCCGCAAACCCCCAGGAGCTGGAGCAGGAAATGGCTATTGGGCTCCGACCTTGCCAGCGCCAGACCCCACTGCCACCAGTCCAGACAGACTGGCCCCGATTCCGGAGGGCACCCCAACAAATGGCCCACCCCCTGGAGTTTCCAGCCCAGCAGCTCCAGCGGCTGCCACCCCAAACATGCCGCCACCGCCCGTGGCAGCACCACCTACTCCCTAG